In Pleurocapsa sp. PCC 7319, the following are encoded in one genomic region:
- a CDS encoding sulfotransferase produces MKILETNKPLALIVCGFAGGGTTMLGEMLRQHPKLDSGFEGGLLLAEDAYLFKSIEPHYSSLKKMWQVSDEEMDYICAADTWSSVYQRLLDISPIIKDKSVYLFDKTPLYMKKLPNILSKVPNVPCIVLVRDPRAYLWTRTKRTYKNAPLGMTKVDWAEKTVEQAGSAYLKFARGYKRAISSQYASRILLVQYESLCTNPEAETKKIFDFIELDFDKDYLTFHNKDSRYTPCHGQTVSTDYLEKYKNELPEKIQKKMLQITKNYKNWFWQQ; encoded by the coding sequence ATGAAAATATTAGAAACTAATAAACCCTTAGCATTAATAGTTTGTGGTTTTGCTGGCGGTGGAACAACAATGCTAGGAGAAATGTTGAGGCAGCACCCTAAATTGGACAGTGGTTTTGAAGGGGGATTATTGCTAGCAGAGGATGCCTACTTATTTAAGTCTATCGAACCTCATTATTCTAGTTTAAAAAAAATGTGGCAAGTTTCTGATGAGGAAATGGATTATATATGTGCAGCAGATACCTGGTCTAGTGTATATCAAAGATTATTAGATATATCCCCAATTATTAAGGATAAAAGTGTCTATTTATTCGATAAAACACCTTTATATATGAAGAAATTACCCAACATTTTAAGTAAAGTCCCAAATGTACCATGTATTGTATTAGTAAGGGATCCGCGAGCATATTTATGGACTAGGACCAAAAGAACTTATAAAAACGCTCCTCTTGGTATGACAAAAGTAGATTGGGCAGAAAAGACTGTTGAACAAGCAGGTAGTGCTTATCTCAAATTTGCTAGGGGATATAAAAGAGCAATCAGTAGTCAATACGCATCACGAATTCTATTAGTGCAATACGAATCTCTTTGCACTAACCCTGAAGCAGAAACAAAAAAGATTTTTGATTTTATCGAATTAGATTTTGATAAAGATTATCTTACTTTTCATAATAAAGATAGTCGATATACGCCATGCCATGGTCAAACAGTATCAACAGATTATCTAGAAAAATACAAGAATGAATTGCCTGAAAAGATACAGAAAAAGATGCTACAAATTACAAAAAATTATAAAAATTGGTTCTGGCAACAGTAA
- a CDS encoding tetratricopeptide repeat protein, whose translation MHQVKSDTILTINNYLNEGDQLNLEGNLEKAIEKYSAALQIEPNFVPALNQLAEIYKSQKKFDQAISYYQRIIKLKPENCQIRATLAAIFMRQGKIREAIDAYQKAISLQPEQPASVYIGWGDALSKNGQIEEAVATYQKAIKINSSISIVHAKLAKALMTQKNIQDAIRAYQQAISLQPEQPSWVYRGWGNALKQNGQLDEAITAYQRVIKFSPDNPKSYLRVAQLYSKKGQWHEAIQKYHQVLLLMPESVSVLNQLATIYEKLYFQPAQEILNHNDLLEKILKIYYEVIELNCNKAESYFGIGLILLAQKNWEEAIDYFTETLKRNPHWDKVYKSLAYALKQQVNENSPDIRHCYKKGVLPEKILKKIYTFKQEDLITSQDTASDLRYIKVKEVEPFLPQKIENNFVVILTNGRADINLVNNPNDAVITSNNKLVQEVSGTNSQLIFYANKLIQPLEFEETLAYFRGAAGSNYYHWMLQVIPQFCLLRRVGIKTETIEKFAFFRLPIHIPFKMQTLSLLGIPQSKIIETFRNPHIKAKKLIVTSPINIAPPRKLACELVRSEFLNKNLNKKSLQSINKSNRIYISRKNASYRKVINENQLINLLNNFGFKTFYLESMSFLEQVDLFSKAEIIVAPHGAGLTNLIFCSLGTKIIEIFSKDYTPSMYQIISSYYTLNYYCIIAEGIENAKSKYKARDQHLKVNLNSLLDLMKLAEII comes from the coding sequence ATGCATCAAGTCAAATCTGACACTATATTGACCATAAATAATTACCTTAATGAAGGAGATCAACTTAATCTAGAAGGAAATCTAGAGAAAGCTATCGAAAAATACTCTGCCGCTCTTCAGATAGAGCCAAATTTTGTTCCTGCTCTAAATCAATTAGCAGAAATTTATAAGAGTCAAAAGAAATTTGACCAAGCTATTAGCTACTATCAACGCATAATTAAACTTAAACCTGAAAACTGCCAAATTCGTGCGACACTTGCTGCTATATTTATGCGTCAGGGAAAAATTCGAGAGGCAATCGATGCTTATCAAAAAGCTATCTCGCTTCAGCCAGAGCAGCCAGCAAGTGTTTACATTGGCTGGGGAGATGCCTTATCTAAAAATGGACAGATAGAAGAGGCAGTCGCTACCTATCAGAAAGCGATTAAGATCAATTCAAGTATTAGCATTGTACATGCCAAACTTGCGAAGGCATTGATGACTCAGAAGAATATTCAGGATGCAATCAGGGCTTATCAACAAGCTATCTCACTCCAGCCAGAACAGCCATCATGGGTATATAGAGGCTGGGGGAATGCCTTAAAGCAAAATGGCCAATTAGACGAAGCAATCACAGCTTATCAGAGAGTAATAAAATTTAGTCCTGATAACCCTAAATCTTACCTGAGAGTAGCTCAACTCTATTCTAAAAAAGGTCAGTGGCATGAAGCGATTCAAAAGTACCATCAAGTACTGCTATTAATGCCAGAATCTGTTTCTGTTCTTAATCAGTTGGCTACAATATACGAAAAGCTTTATTTTCAGCCAGCTCAAGAGATATTGAATCACAACGATCTCTTGGAAAAGATTTTAAAGATCTACTATGAAGTAATTGAACTTAATTGTAATAAAGCTGAAAGCTACTTTGGGATTGGACTTATTCTACTTGCACAGAAAAACTGGGAAGAGGCTATAGACTATTTTACAGAAACTCTTAAAAGAAATCCACACTGGGATAAAGTTTATAAAAGCTTAGCCTACGCATTAAAACAGCAAGTAAATGAGAATTCTCCAGATATCAGGCATTGTTATAAAAAGGGAGTACTTCCTGAAAAAATTTTAAAAAAAATTTATACTTTTAAACAAGAAGATTTAATAACATCTCAAGATACAGCTAGCGATTTAAGGTATATAAAAGTTAAAGAAGTCGAACCTTTTCTTCCACAAAAAATAGAAAATAACTTTGTAGTAATATTAACTAATGGGCGAGCTGACATAAACTTAGTAAATAATCCGAATGATGCTGTAATCACTTCAAATAATAAACTTGTGCAGGAAGTTTCGGGAACAAATTCTCAACTAATATTCTATGCAAATAAATTAATCCAGCCTCTTGAATTTGAAGAAACATTAGCTTATTTTAGAGGTGCTGCTGGTTCAAACTATTACCATTGGATGCTTCAAGTAATTCCCCAGTTCTGTTTATTACGTCGTGTTGGGATTAAAACAGAAACAATTGAAAAATTCGCCTTTTTTCGACTACCAATACATATACCCTTTAAAATGCAAACACTGAGTTTGTTAGGTATTCCCCAATCAAAAATCATAGAAACCTTTAGAAATCCTCATATAAAAGCAAAAAAATTAATAGTTACATCTCCTATCAACATTGCACCTCCTCGAAAATTAGCTTGCGAACTAGTAAGATCTGAATTTCTGAATAAGAATCTTAATAAGAAATCGCTTCAAAGTATAAATAAATCAAATCGTATATATATTTCTCGTAAGAATGCATCCTATCGCAAAGTTATTAATGAAAATCAGTTGATTAATTTATTGAATAATTTTGGTTTTAAAACCTTTTACCTAGAATCTATGTCATTTTTAGAACAGGTAGACTTATTTTCAAAAGCTGAAATTATAGTTGCTCCTCATGGAGCAGGTCTTACTAATCTTATTTTTTGTAGTTTAGGTACTAAGATAATAGAAATTTTTTCTAAAGATTATACTCCTTCTATGTACCAAATAATTTCTAGTTATTATACTCTGAATTATTATTGTATTATTGCTGAAGGCATAGAAAATGCTAAGTCTAAATATAAGGCACGAGATCAACACCTGAAGGTCAACTTGAATTCTTTATTGGATTTAATGAAACTTGCTGAAATAATTTAG
- a CDS encoding tetratricopeptide repeat protein, translating into MNIVQDNYQSKLSQLTLQNNQGELINLERPIICGYVDCKNTTEIDIFALAATKLPNFQFVLLLTFRQNIFDTKYILERSNNLYIIARAIDVECFLQFIDLFTILSGDQSPDFLRNNTVDLAIPVLYFGQDGQNSKLLGDSNAYVIAGQANLDLFVLFIKRFFARNNDVVCEFQLVTQKSHVTAIQREEKMIEEQTVVDYSSHAAGLQERGEIEAAIQYYRQALNRDPQQPLWVFSNLAECLESQGHFEQAIEIVQAGLKMYPEAASLYRFLGVVQDRKGNVLDVIVNYQKAIELDQNQPFWVYCVLADYYQLQGKLHESTLISLQGIKLYPQQADMYRCLGVIQDRQGNIEETIDSYLKAIELNPQQPFWVYCALIERLNHLDRAEEAIAVGQQGLKQYPEQAEIYYHLGAAQDKNKDIAGVTDSYCQAVKLNPQQPVHLYLTLIERLLAQDKIELAIKLVNQATKLYPEQVDSFRSCYHKILEIRPNDLLLFVNLVKALRDSNELGEAVSVCQKGLLIYPERQELRDHLEQIFQQSPSLNQSQNNEGSSYAPISLVLTPLSNWLAQYKLGDKLQAQGKLEEAVEAYQQSIIRNPGYSWSYHNLGDVQLKLGRWEDAIVSYQRAIELNPDYFWSNYNLGVAFNNSGRWSEAIALYRRSIDLNPSLNLPYRALKDSLLKRWNGMLAQGDILLKQKERAEASAIFRQAIRLFREFSYVPQLDGAKEIPQKPSVVLVVDDHLSQCLRYRVEQKIEQLEHAGIAVQYFPWRDVKLAKSALHFCHAVIFYRVPALPDLIETIEYAKAINKVVFYEIDDLIFDEKEYPDPIESYGGQVSEDQYRGLLRGTTLFNEAMALCDYGIASTPALAKHIEQVVAKKTCFVHRNALDSLNSEFIQLNIPKIKRDYVSIFYGSGTKAHNADFEKLVAPAIAKILEQYPQVRLTLMGYLTLPKILIPYQEQIDRINLIRDVAVYWEFLRQADINIAVLLPTPVNNCKSELKWFEAGCLGVPSIVSNTQTYEEILTDGVDALIASNTNEWYVKLKSLVTNSQLRHKIAKAAYNRVWREYNIPVMADNIKSIVMAGIELETKAGKLKPRTTKKKLLIVNVFYPPQSIGGATRIVKDNVDVLKANYGDEYEISVFTTDDGNPHPYEILEYSYEGVNVTKVSSPMMEGMDWQCENPKMYEIFTHYLEFNQPDLIHFHCIQRLTGSVLEAAADLNVPYLVTVHDAWWISDYQFLVNDKGIECNYQQNDPVVTANDTKDIVSSLKRKRYLKQRLEQASAVLAVSEAFTEIYRRNGIVKIQPNRNGIIPQPCLARKPSPSGKVRLAHIGGMAAHKGYFLFQKAVKTAQLENCEVVVISHGQVEGSVNHDLWCTTPVQFIAKIPQTKIYEFYSTIDVLMAPSMWPESFGLVTREAAAAGVWVVASNKGALSEDLIPGENGDVFNPDNIEELIGILQKIDREPQKYQQLLHQNIPIRTTKKQVDELLKIYQNII; encoded by the coding sequence ATGAACATTGTCCAAGATAATTATCAATCGAAGCTGTCACAACTTACTCTCCAAAATAACCAAGGAGAATTAATCAATTTAGAACGACCAATTATCTGCGGTTATGTAGACTGTAAAAACACTACAGAAATCGACATATTTGCTTTAGCTGCAACCAAGCTACCCAATTTCCAATTTGTATTACTTTTAACCTTTAGACAAAACATATTTGATACTAAATATATTTTAGAGCGTTCAAATAACCTATATATAATTGCTCGAGCTATCGATGTAGAGTGTTTTTTACAATTTATAGACTTATTTACGATACTATCTGGCGATCAATCGCCAGATTTTTTGCGTAATAATACTGTTGACCTCGCAATACCAGTACTTTATTTTGGTCAGGATGGTCAGAATTCTAAGTTGTTAGGAGATTCTAATGCTTATGTAATTGCAGGACAAGCAAATCTTGACTTGTTCGTATTATTTATTAAACGTTTTTTTGCTCGCAACAATGATGTTGTTTGCGAGTTTCAATTAGTTACCCAAAAATCACATGTAACTGCGATACAAAGGGAAGAAAAGATGATAGAAGAACAAACAGTAGTAGATTATTCTTCTCATGCTGCTGGCTTGCAAGAGCGAGGTGAAATTGAAGCAGCGATTCAATATTATCGTCAGGCGCTAAATCGCGATCCTCAACAGCCACTGTGGGTGTTTTCTAATCTGGCTGAATGTCTGGAATCTCAAGGTCATTTTGAGCAAGCCATTGAAATTGTGCAAGCGGGACTAAAAATGTATCCAGAAGCAGCGTCTCTATATCGTTTTCTGGGAGTTGTTCAGGATCGCAAAGGTAACGTTTTGGATGTCATAGTCAATTATCAGAAAGCTATTGAATTAGATCAAAATCAGCCTTTTTGGGTCTATTGCGTCTTAGCGGATTATTATCAACTGCAAGGCAAGTTACATGAATCTACTCTGATTTCTCTTCAAGGAATTAAGCTCTATCCCCAACAAGCAGATATGTATCGTTGTTTGGGAGTGATTCAAGACCGACAGGGTAATATAGAGGAAACTATTGATAGCTATTTAAAGGCCATCGAGCTGAATCCTCAACAGCCTTTTTGGGTATACTGCGCTTTAATTGAACGCCTAAATCATCTAGATCGAGCAGAAGAAGCCATAGCTGTTGGTCAGCAAGGACTGAAACAATATCCAGAGCAAGCTGAAATCTACTATCACCTGGGAGCCGCTCAAGACAAAAACAAAGATATTGCAGGAGTTACAGACAGCTACTGTCAAGCAGTAAAGCTTAATCCCCAACAGCCGGTTCATCTTTATCTAACTTTAATCGAACGTTTACTGGCACAAGACAAGATCGAATTGGCAATTAAGCTGGTAAACCAAGCTACTAAACTCTATCCCGAACAGGTCGATTCATTTCGCTCTTGTTATCATAAAATCTTAGAAATTAGGCCCAATGACTTACTACTATTTGTAAATTTAGTCAAAGCCTTACGAGATAGTAATGAATTAGGTGAAGCGGTATCAGTATGTCAAAAAGGTTTGCTAATTTATCCCGAGCGTCAAGAACTTCGAGATCATCTCGAGCAGATATTTCAGCAATCACCCTCTTTAAATCAGAGTCAAAATAACGAAGGCTCGTCCTATGCACCAATTTCCCTGGTGTTGACTCCTCTATCTAATTGGCTAGCTCAGTATAAATTGGGAGATAAACTGCAGGCCCAAGGAAAGCTAGAAGAAGCTGTGGAAGCTTATCAACAATCAATTATTCGTAATCCTGGTTATTCCTGGTCTTACCATAACCTAGGAGATGTGCAATTGAAGCTTGGTAGATGGGAAGATGCAATTGTATCTTATCAACGGGCAATTGAGCTAAATCCAGATTATTTTTGGTCAAACTACAATTTGGGAGTTGCCTTTAACAATTCAGGAAGATGGAGTGAGGCGATCGCATTGTATCGTCGGAGCATTGACCTAAATCCTAGCCTTAATCTGCCCTATAGGGCTTTAAAAGATAGCCTGTTAAAGCGATGGAATGGGATGTTGGCACAAGGTGATATTTTGCTGAAACAGAAGGAGCGAGCCGAAGCTAGTGCTATTTTTCGTCAAGCGATTCGACTATTTCGAGAATTTTCTTACGTTCCTCAACTTGATGGAGCGAAAGAGATACCTCAAAAACCTTCTGTAGTTCTGGTAGTTGACGATCACTTATCTCAATGTCTTCGTTATCGAGTTGAGCAAAAAATTGAGCAATTAGAACACGCGGGGATTGCTGTTCAATATTTTCCTTGGCGAGATGTGAAGCTAGCCAAAAGCGCGCTTCACTTTTGTCATGCGGTGATTTTCTATAGAGTGCCAGCCTTACCGGATTTGATTGAAACTATTGAATATGCAAAAGCAATTAACAAGGTGGTTTTCTACGAAATTGATGATTTGATCTTTGATGAAAAAGAGTATCCAGATCCGATTGAAAGTTATGGTGGTCAAGTTTCCGAAGATCAGTATCGGGGTTTATTAAGAGGAACTACCTTGTTTAATGAAGCAATGGCTTTATGTGATTATGGTATTGCCTCAACTCCAGCATTAGCTAAGCATATAGAGCAGGTTGTGGCGAAAAAAACTTGCTTTGTTCATCGCAATGCTCTAGACAGCTTAAACTCAGAGTTTATTCAATTAAATATTCCTAAGATTAAAAGAGATTATGTCTCTATTTTCTACGGTAGTGGAACTAAAGCTCACAATGCTGATTTTGAAAAATTAGTGGCACCAGCGATCGCCAAAATTCTCGAACAATACCCCCAGGTTCGACTAACGTTGATGGGATATTTGACCTTGCCCAAAATACTAATTCCCTACCAAGAGCAAATTGATAGGATTAATCTAATCAGAGATGTTGCAGTTTACTGGGAATTTCTGAGACAGGCAGACATTAATATTGCTGTCTTGTTACCAACCCCAGTCAATAACTGTAAAAGTGAATTGAAATGGTTTGAAGCAGGTTGTTTGGGAGTTCCTTCGATCGTTAGTAATACACAAACCTATGAAGAAATACTCACTGATGGAGTTGATGCTTTAATCGCTAGTAATACTAACGAATGGTATGTCAAATTGAAGTCATTGGTTACTAATTCCCAGCTGCGCCATAAAATCGCTAAAGCGGCTTACAATCGTGTTTGGCGTGAGTATAATATTCCCGTCATGGCAGATAACATCAAAAGCATAGTTATGGCTGGTATTGAGTTAGAAACCAAAGCAGGCAAACTCAAACCTCGTACTACCAAGAAAAAGCTTTTAATTGTCAATGTTTTCTATCCTCCACAAAGTATTGGTGGAGCGACCCGCATTGTTAAAGACAATGTTGACGTACTTAAAGCAAATTATGGCGATGAATACGAAATTTCTGTTTTCACCACTGATGATGGCAATCCTCACCCCTATGAAATTCTTGAGTATAGTTATGAAGGAGTTAATGTAACCAAAGTTAGTTCTCCGATGATGGAGGGAATGGATTGGCAATGTGAAAACCCCAAAATGTATGAAATATTTACTCACTATCTGGAGTTCAATCAGCCCGATTTGATCCATTTTCACTGTATTCAAAGATTAACAGGCTCAGTACTCGAAGCAGCAGCAGATTTAAACGTACCTTACTTAGTGACCGTTCATGATGCCTGGTGGATAAGCGATTATCAGTTTCTGGTCAATGACAAAGGAATTGAATGCAATTATCAACAAAACGATCCTGTAGTGACTGCTAACGATACGAAGGATATTGTAAGTTCCTTAAAACGTAAACGCTATCTTAAACAGCGTTTAGAACAAGCTAGTGCTGTATTAGCTGTATCTGAAGCCTTCACTGAAATATATCGTCGTAATGGGATTGTTAAAATCCAACCAAATCGTAACGGTATTATCCCCCAGCCTTGTTTAGCCAGAAAACCATCCCCTAGCGGTAAAGTACGTTTAGCTCATATTGGTGGCATGGCAGCACACAAAGGATACTTTCTATTTCAAAAAGCAGTGAAAACAGCTCAACTGGAAAACTGTGAAGTTGTTGTCATTTCCCATGGGCAAGTTGAAGGTTCCGTGAATCATGATTTATGGTGCACTACCCCGGTTCAATTTATTGCCAAGATTCCACAAACGAAAATATACGAATTTTACAGTACTATTGATGTGCTAATGGCACCATCGATGTGGCCCGAAAGCTTTGGTTTAGTTACTCGTGAAGCAGCTGCTGCTGGAGTATGGGTGGTGGCATCGAATAAAGGTGCACTGTCTGAAGATTTAATTCCAGGCGAAAATGGAGATGTCTTTAATCCAGATAATATTGAGGAATTAATAGGTATTTTACAGAAAATTGATCGAGAACCTCAAAAATATCAACAACTGCTACATCAAAATATTCCGATTAGAACTACAAAAAAGCAAGTTGATGAATTGTTAAAAATATATCAAAACATTATTTAA
- a CDS encoding Stf0 family sulfotransferase has translation MPFQSTQQTLDNVAVESKKVIICATQRCGSTLVCNDFLNNGIGRPEELFLGLVNSTCVSDSQRVLDNVIQTGTNESGVFSVKLMSNYCNKINNFLVALGYGKKSENFWSGIADYFSDATWVYIQRSSTIRQAVSRFMSSKTGINHALSSKSERFTPGNSMIGYDNNYNKNVQYCSEDINKHIINIARENFLWELFFKENNINYLKINYEDIVDNLSYISQIREAAELPYKIPINKRNLVKLANEKTEQIIQKFIRDKTMVANSKINLPHYLEDNNEIVETLTEVTKRWVDTPYYDNVENIATQQWKNIIHPFIKDFSIDYGNVLELAVGHGRITNILLEISEQVIGVDVLQENIDFCSERFQNCSNLKLLKNNGVTIKDIASNSISFIICFDSMIHFDSDVVRIYLHEFKRILKPGAYGFLHHSNFDKNPEGDFSRAPHARNFMTEKLFRHYAFKSGLKVVKSHVIGWGKGDKHFPEHDCLSMIMKPK, from the coding sequence ATGCCTTTCCAAAGCACACAACAAACATTAGATAACGTAGCAGTCGAATCCAAAAAAGTAATAATTTGTGCAACGCAGAGGTGCGGTTCTACTCTCGTCTGTAATGATTTTCTTAATAATGGAATTGGACGACCAGAAGAACTTTTTCTAGGGTTAGTTAATAGCACATGTGTTTCTGACTCTCAACGTGTTTTAGATAATGTTATTCAAACAGGAACGAATGAGAGTGGCGTTTTTTCAGTCAAGCTAATGAGCAACTATTGCAATAAAATTAATAACTTTTTAGTTGCTCTTGGGTATGGTAAAAAAAGCGAAAACTTTTGGAGCGGTATCGCTGATTATTTTAGCGATGCAACTTGGGTTTACATTCAAAGAAGCTCAACAATACGACAGGCAGTTTCTCGCTTTATGTCTAGTAAAACTGGAATCAACCATGCTTTATCCAGTAAGTCTGAGCGATTCACTCCTGGCAATTCCATGATTGGTTACGACAACAATTATAATAAAAATGTTCAATATTGTTCTGAAGATATAAACAAGCACATTATCAATATTGCAAGAGAAAATTTTCTATGGGAACTCTTTTTTAAAGAAAACAATATTAATTATCTAAAAATTAATTATGAAGATATTGTTGACAACCTTTCTTATATTTCTCAGATACGAGAGGCCGCAGAATTACCTTATAAAATACCAATTAACAAGCGTAATTTAGTAAAACTTGCCAATGAAAAAACAGAGCAAATTATTCAAAAATTTATAAGAGATAAAACTATGGTTGCCAATTCGAAAATCAACTTGCCACATTATTTAGAAGATAATAATGAAATTGTCGAAACTTTAACAGAAGTAACCAAGAGATGGGTAGATACTCCTTACTACGATAATGTAGAGAATATAGCTACACAACAATGGAAAAATATAATTCATCCTTTTATTAAAGATTTTTCTATTGATTATGGCAATGTCCTAGAACTTGCAGTTGGTCATGGACGTATTACTAATATTTTGCTAGAAATTTCGGAGCAAGTAATTGGGGTAGATGTTTTACAAGAAAATATCGACTTTTGTAGTGAAAGATTTCAAAATTGCTCTAATCTTAAACTCTTAAAAAATAATGGAGTAACTATAAAAGATATAGCTAGTAATTCTATTTCTTTTATTATTTGCTTTGACTCCATGATTCACTTTGACTCGGATGTAGTTCGCATTTACTTACATGAGTTTAAACGTATTTTAAAACCTGGTGCTTATGGTTTTCTCCATCATTCAAACTTTGATAAAAATCCTGAAGGAGATTTTAGTCGCGCACCTCATGCTCGTAATTTTATGACTGAGAAACTTTTCAGACATTATGCATTTAAATCAGGATTAAAAGTTGTTAAATCTCATGTAATTGGATGGGGCAAAGGTGATAAGCATTTTCCAGAACATGACTGTCTTTCAATGATTATGAAACCTAAGTAA
- a CDS encoding class I SAM-dependent methyltransferase, translated as MFSTSINQNKSTPDYFIPPSNTPITDYYIVQANNYLSVDPIQANMSYQKKVAALNALADLPKEVLSQIGLKAASPPSGVHSVSGDKAKLGDFYCPDMIIDCLQRHDIAIIAGDQVLDFGCSSGRVIRILHSFLPDARWYGCDPRESSINWASENFPGIHFFCSNEKPPLDNFADSTLTGAYAISVWSHFSELLALRWFDEMARIIRPGGFLIFTTHGYRSVIHFAEVKKSMSREKAYERLLSLQKWQYHFHQYPDNLPGMEDLNTSDWGIAFAETTWYEKHLSKQWKFLEYMPGRLMANQDVYMLRRH; from the coding sequence ATGTTCAGTACAAGCATTAATCAGAACAAAAGTACACCAGATTATTTTATACCACCGAGCAACACACCTATCACAGATTATTATATTGTTCAAGCCAATAATTATTTATCAGTTGATCCGATCCAAGCTAACATGAGCTACCAAAAAAAAGTTGCGGCATTGAATGCCTTGGCAGATCTTCCAAAAGAAGTATTAAGCCAGATAGGATTGAAAGCTGCTTCACCGCCTAGTGGCGTACATTCTGTCTCTGGGGATAAAGCAAAGCTCGGGGATTTTTATTGCCCAGACATGATTATTGATTGTTTGCAACGCCATGATATTGCGATTATAGCTGGAGATCAAGTATTAGATTTCGGTTGTTCGTCCGGGCGTGTGATAAGAATTCTTCACAGCTTTTTACCTGATGCAAGGTGGTATGGATGCGATCCGCGAGAATCATCAATTAACTGGGCCAGTGAAAATTTTCCAGGCATTCATTTCTTTTGTAGTAATGAAAAACCACCGCTGGATAATTTTGCAGACTCTACTCTAACTGGTGCTTATGCAATCTCGGTTTGGTCACATTTTAGCGAGCTATTAGCATTACGTTGGTTTGATGAAATGGCACGTATCATAAGACCAGGTGGTTTCTTGATCTTTACAACACATGGTTACCGATCTGTTATACATTTTGCTGAAGTAAAAAAATCAATGTCAAGAGAAAAGGCTTATGAACGATTACTCAGTTTGCAAAAGTGGCAATATCACTTTCATCAATATCCCGATAATCTCCCTGGCATGGAAGATTTGAATACTTCTGATTGGGGGATCGCATTTGCAGAGACTACGTGGTATGAAAAACATCTTTCAAAGCAATGGAAGTTTTTAGAGTATATGCCTGGAAGATTGATGGCCAACCAAGATGTGTATATGCTGCGTAGACACTAA
- a CDS encoding sulfotransferase produces the protein MSLKFVICGLEHSGTTLLSDIFRQVSGLDSGFEVGVLLGRTPKEFPNIQPFYSNMVEGWKIEADVLQEICNSNKFEDFYDNLKLKSKLISLETKYIFDKTPRYFLDLYCCYEKIKVPFIALYKDPRSLVYSDYKRSVKSRDFYSWYNNYKKPKLRYLRNIYTNSYLKWKQSETKTESNNGDILCLSLESICLNTRLTLEKIFDHVNFEFNFEYLMLKNLRYEHTRQPQISSRIPFEYLENLTKEQIAMIQKDFEILEDWFYY, from the coding sequence ATGTCTCTCAAGTTTGTTATTTGTGGACTAGAGCATAGTGGAACTACATTACTCTCTGATATATTTAGGCAAGTTAGTGGTCTTGACTCAGGATTTGAAGTAGGAGTCCTCTTAGGACGAACTCCCAAAGAATTTCCTAACATTCAACCCTTTTATAGCAATATGGTAGAAGGATGGAAAATAGAAGCTGATGTGCTTCAAGAAATATGTAATAGTAATAAGTTTGAAGATTTTTATGATAATTTAAAATTAAAATCTAAGCTAATAAGTTTAGAAACTAAGTATATTTTCGATAAAACTCCTAGATATTTCTTAGATCTATATTGCTGTTACGAAAAGATAAAAGTACCTTTTATTGCGCTTTATAAAGATCCTCGTTCTTTAGTCTATTCAGATTATAAACGAAGTGTAAAGTCTCGAGATTTTTATTCATGGTACAACAATTATAAAAAGCCAAAGTTACGTTATTTACGAAATATTTACACGAATAGTTATTTAAAATGGAAACAAAGTGAAACTAAAACTGAAAGTAATAATGGAGATATCCTTTGCCTAAGTCTTGAGAGTATTTGTTTGAATACCAGATTGACACTGGAAAAAATATTCGATCATGTTAATTTTGAATTTAATTTTGAATATCTTATGCTCAAGAATTTGAGGTACGAACATACAAGACAGCCTCAAATATCTTCACGTATTCCATTTGAATATTTAGAAAACCTAACAAAAGAGCAAATAGCGATGATTCAAAAGGATTTTGAGATATTGGAAGATTGGTTTTACTATTAG